The region TGAATCGGCCATGCGTCATATCGATATTTTAGACCGTTTAGATTTCCATGAATTTAAAGTGTCAGTCAAAGCATCGAATGTGTTTCTGACCATGGATGCTTATCGTTTGTTGTCACAACAAATTGATAACCCACTCCACCTAGGTGTAACTGAAGCCGGTATCTACCGTACAGGTTCGGTGAAGTCTGCGATTGCTTTGGGTGGTTTGCTGATGGAAGGCATTGGTGACACTATGCGTATTTCTCTGGCTGCTGAACCTGAAGAAGAAGTCAAAATTGGTTTTGATATTCTGAAATCACTGGGTCTTCGCTCTAACGGGATTAACTTTATTGCCTGTCCGAGCTGTTCACGTCAGGAATTTAACGTGATTAAAGTGATGCAATCACTTGAAGAACGTCTTGAAGATATTCGTACCCCAATGGACGTATCGGTGATTGGTTGTAAAGTAAATGGTCCGGGCGAAGCCAAAGAAGCCGACATTGGTGTAGTAGGTGCAAGTCCACGCTCACTGGTGTATCGTAATGGTGAAAAGAGCCACTTAATTGATACCAATCAACTGGTTGATGAAATCGAAGCTATGGTTCGTCAACGTGTTTCCGAGCTTGAAGAAGCTAAATCTAAAGAAATTATTCGTACAAGTTTTCCTGAGTAGATCATGAGTTCAATCGTCGCAATCAAAGGTTTTAATGACATTCTCCCAACGCAAACCCCAGCTTGGAGACGTCTTGAACAGTATTTGTCAGGCCTGATGGATGCCTATGGTTATCAACAAATTCGTTTGCCGATAGTTGAACAGACCAATCTGTTTAAACGTTCGATTGGTGATGCCACGGATATCGTTGAAAAAGAAATGTACACCTTCCTGGACAAAGGCAATCCGCCTGAGTCTTTGACGCTGCGTCCTGAAGGAACTGCAGGCTGTGTACGTGCCATGCTGGAGCATAATCTACTGCGTGGTGCAACGCCGAAAGTGTGGTATATCGGACCAATGTTCCGTTATGAAAAACCACAAAAAGGTCGTTACCGTCAGTTCCACCAGTTTGGTGTGGAAACTTTTGGTGTGGCGACACCAGATCAAGATGCTGAACTGATTCTGATGACTGCGCGTTTATGGAAACGTATGGGCGTTGCCGATAAAGTTCAGTTGGAACTCAATACACTAGGCGAGTCGGATGAACGTGCTGCATACCGTGCGGCATTGGTTGAGTTTTTGGAAGCGCATAAAACTCATTTAGATGAAGATTCTCAGCGCCGTTTAACCACAAACCCGTTACGTATTCTGGATTCTAAAGATGCTAAAACCCAGTCTATTCTGGAAAATGCACCTAAACTGCATGACTTTATGGGCGAAGAAACACTGGCGCACTTCAACCAGTTACAGCAATACCTGACTGATGCAGGCGTGAGCTTTGTCATTAACCAGAAGCTGGTACGTGGTCTGGATTATTACAACAAAACCGTATTTGAATGGACGACGACTCATCTGGGTTCTCAAGGTACAGTCTGTGCCGGCGGTCGTTATGATGGTCTGGTTGGTCAGTTAAAAGGTAAGGCAGATCAGTCTGTACCAGCAGTTGGTTTTGCAATGGGCATGGAGCGTTTGTTACTTCTACTTGAGCAAGTTGAAGACAACACATCTGTACGTGATTGCGAAGTATTCCTGGTGGCAGATCCTGCTTCTCAAGGTAAGGCACTGGTATTGGCTGAGCAGATCCGTGACCAGTTAGAAGCGGCAGGAAGCAGCATTCGTCTGAAAGTTGGCTCACAAGGTTCAATGAAATCACAAATGAAAAAGGCAGATCAGTCTGGTGCGATCTATGCTGCAATTATCGGTGAGCGTGAACTTGAAGCTCAGACCTTTACCGTAAAAGA is a window of Acinetobacter sp. ASP199 DNA encoding:
- the ispG gene encoding flavodoxin-dependent (E)-4-hydroxy-3-methylbut-2-enyl-diphosphate synthase; translated protein: MIVNPIQRRPTRKIRVGSVYVGGDAPISIQSMTNTETCDVAATVAQIQRCVDAGADIMRVSVPSMEAAAAFGEIRKQVNVPLVADIHFDYKIALAVADLGADCLRINPGNIGSEAKIREVVAAARHNDISMRIGVNAGSLEKDIQKKYGEPTGEALLESAMRHIDILDRLDFHEFKVSVKASNVFLTMDAYRLLSQQIDNPLHLGVTEAGIYRTGSVKSAIALGGLLMEGIGDTMRISLAAEPEEEVKIGFDILKSLGLRSNGINFIACPSCSRQEFNVIKVMQSLEERLEDIRTPMDVSVIGCKVNGPGEAKEADIGVVGASPRSLVYRNGEKSHLIDTNQLVDEIEAMVRQRVSELEEAKSKEIIRTSFPE
- the hisS gene encoding histidine--tRNA ligase, with product MSSIVAIKGFNDILPTQTPAWRRLEQYLSGLMDAYGYQQIRLPIVEQTNLFKRSIGDATDIVEKEMYTFLDKGNPPESLTLRPEGTAGCVRAMLEHNLLRGATPKVWYIGPMFRYEKPQKGRYRQFHQFGVETFGVATPDQDAELILMTARLWKRMGVADKVQLELNTLGESDERAAYRAALVEFLEAHKTHLDEDSQRRLTTNPLRILDSKDAKTQSILENAPKLHDFMGEETLAHFNQLQQYLTDAGVSFVINQKLVRGLDYYNKTVFEWTTTHLGSQGTVCAGGRYDGLVGQLKGKADQSVPAVGFAMGMERLLLLLEQVEDNTSVRDCEVFLVADPASQGKALVLAEQIRDQLEAAGSSIRLKVGSQGSMKSQMKKADQSGAIYAAIIGERELEAQTFTVKELATAEQSDVPFTDFVAFFTTKISSK